One window from the genome of Myxocyprinus asiaticus isolate MX2 ecotype Aquarium Trade chromosome 30, UBuf_Myxa_2, whole genome shotgun sequence encodes:
- the LOC127421645 gene encoding LOW QUALITY PROTEIN: E3 ubiquitin-protein ligase TRIM71-like (The sequence of the model RefSeq protein was modified relative to this genomic sequence to represent the inferred CDS: deleted 1 base in 1 codon), whose amino-acid sequence MFRSSFTVFFPGLGPAEVSNLSGALRQTLRTSILLFISDLKLNIRVSDVPRHAFCCQCLRARHSPGELLDLRCPTCKKNVLMSEAGFDSICSMNLLLSRLLDAEDNGDNDGRCAGFSNSQCSSCDEGNLASSYCLDCQEYLCVNCVRAHQRVRLTKDHLMAEKTQAMNRAGVKLELPNGPNSNPTLLPYLQDWAKCQQHVNELYCFFCETCSMPVCRDCAAGLHISHGLVYLQDAAQESRSLAFQLLTVAQQGRQALQVSVERAQVTAEQVEMKAKMIQTEVKAIILCHKKAIEERECELLWKVEKIRQVKAKSLYLQVEHLWQHLCKLDSTVIAVTQLLEDVSGTTGVLVARERMLAQAQETQALRSLLHPQEDEHFLFTPPDSALLQTLRSLGQLSANAFALLSTAQGEGLRSALRGKPATFTLTVNDHEGQRRQKGGDPVSAVVLAADGSVSEADVLDHHDGTYSLTYVLQSEGEGLLSVLVCNKHIKGSPFSVQVTALRTFCSFSLPVATFGSEGEAEGQLCRPWGVAVDAEGFVMVADRSNNRIQVFGPNGEFQHAFGSLGSRPGQFNRPAGVACDCQRRIVVADKDNHRLQIFTFQGKFLLTFGEKGAKNGQFNYPWDVAVNSTGKILVSDTRNHCIQLFGSDGSFINKYGFEGVHWKHFDSPRGVAFTCEDHLVVTDFNNHRLLVIQPNCQSARFLGAEGSGNGQFLRPQGVTVDRENRIIVADSRNHRVQVFQADGTFLCKFGRQGESPGQMDRPSGVAVTPDGLIVVVDFGNNRILKF is encoded by the exons ATGTTTCGTTCTTCCTTTACGG tcttCTTCCCTGGACTCGGACCTGCAGAGGTGTCCAATTTGTCAGGAGCTCTGCGGCAGACCCTCCGCACCAGCATCCTCCTGTTCATCTCAGACCTCAAACTCAACATCAGAGTTTCGGACGTTCCACGTCACGCGTTCTGCTGCCAGTGTTTGAGGGCCAGGCACAGCCCCGGGGAGCTGCTCGACCTCCGCTGTCCCACATGCAAAAAAAAC GTACTCATGTCCGAGGCTGGGTTTGACTCCATTTGCTCTATGAATCTGCTTCTCAGCAGACTCCTTGATGCGGAGGATAATGGAGATAACGACGGGCGATGCGCTGGTTTCTCAAACTCGCAGTGCAGCTCCTGCGATGAGGGGAACCTGGCGAGCTCCTACTGCCTGGACTGTCAGGAGTACCTGTGTGTTAACTGCGTGCGCGCTCACCAGCGGGTGCGCCTCACCAAAGATCACCTCATGGCGGAGAAGACACAAGCAATGAACCGTGCAGGTGTGAAGCTCGAGCTCCCAAACGGCCCCAACTCAAACCCTACATTATTACCCTATCTTCAGGACTGGGCTAAATGCCAGCAACATGTCAATGAG TTGTACTGTTTTTTCTGTGAGACGTGCTCTATGCCTGTGTGCCGTGATTGTGCTGCTGGTCTTCATATCAGTCATGGGTTGGTGTACCTGCAAGATGCCGCACAAGAGTCTCGATCACTTGCCTTCCAACTGCTCACTGTGGCACAGCAGGGACGACAAGCTTTACAG GTTAGTGTAGAGAGGGCACAGGTTACAGCTGAGCAAGTAGAGATGAAGGCAAAGATGATTCAGACAGAGGTGAAAGCCATTATTctctgccataaaaaagccattgAAGAACGGGAGTGTGAGCTACTCTGGAAG GTGGAGAAAATCCGTCAGGTAAAAGCGAAGTCCCTCTACTTGCAGGTGGAGCATTTGTGGCAACACCTGTGTAAGCTGGACTCTACTGTGATTGCAGTTACACAACTCCTGGAAGACGTTAGTGGCACTACAGGCGTTCTGGTGGCACGGGAGCGAATGCTGGCTCAGGCACAGGAAACTCAAGCACTACGTTCATTACTACATCCACAAGAGGATGAGCACTTCCTCTTTACCCCACCAGATTCAGCCCTGCTCCAGACCCTGCGCTCTCTCGGCCAGCTCAGTGCCAATGCCTTTGCCCTGCTCAGCACAGCCCAGGGAGAGGGTCTCAGATCTGCCTTGCGGGGAAAGCCTGCTACATTTACCTTGACGGTGAATGACCATGAGGGCCAGCGGCGACAAAAAGGTGGGGACCCTGTGTCAGCTGTAGTTCTGGCTGCTGATGGGAGTGTTTCTGAAGCAGATGTGTTGGACCATCATGACGGTACATACAGTCTGACCTATGTGCTCCAGAGTGAAGGGGAAGGCTTGTTGTCGGTGCTTGTCTGCAACAAGCACATAAAGGGCAGTCCGTTTTCTGTGCAAGTGACTGCCTTACGAACCTTCTGTTCGTTCAGTCTACCAGTGGCCACCTTTGGCAGTGAAGGAGAAGCAGAAGGGCAGTTGTGCAGGCCATGGGGTGTTGCTGTGGATGCGGAAGGGTTTGTCATGGTGGCTGACCGCAGTAACAACCGCATACAAGTGTTTGGGCCCAATGGAGAGTTCCAGCATGCTTTTGGCAGTCTCGGTTCACGGCCTGGCCAGTTCAACAGACCAGCTGGTGTGGCATGCGATTGTCAGCGGCGCATCGTGGTAGCCGATAAGGACAACCATCGCCTTCAGATCTTTACCTTCCAGGGTAAATTCCTGCTCACCTTTGGAGAGAAGGGTGCCAAGAATGGCCAGTTCAACTATCCTTGGGACGTGGCTGTCAACTCAACTGGAAAGATCCTTGTGTCAGATACACGTAACCATTGCATTCAATTATTTGGCTCAGATGGCTCTTTCATTAACAAGTACGGTTTTGAAGGAGTCCACTGGAAACACTTTGACTCTCCTCGGGGTGTCGCCTTTACCTGCGAGGACCACTTAGTTGTCACTGACTTCAACAACCACCGTCTTCTGGTGATCCAGCCAAACTGTCAGTCAGCACGCTTTTTGGGTGCAGAAGGCTCTGGAAACGGTCAATTCTTGCGTCCACAAGGCGTTACAGTTGACCGTGAGAATCGCATCATTGTTGCCGACTCAAGAAACCACCGTGTGCAAGTGTTCCAGGCAGACGGAACTTTCCTTTGCAAATTTGGTAGACAAGGGGAAAGTCCAGGCCAGATGGACCGACCCTCAGGTGTTGCAGTGACTCCAGATGGGCTGATTGTTGTGGTTGACTTTGGAAACAACCGCATTCTTAAGTTCTGA
- the LOC127421369 gene encoding protein TOPAZ1-like: MQSHLQMMQVPRQHMDIFLAVKCRALATNPHTAELSDLAQAVVRVEMLKHQEDWTGLAQVFCGVCVGTHIPAELTRFCCCVTMALLKEPNDKLTLPYELFAETVCQQVSFDDMLKTTLGRIGVSLIFRYHKTRDWNKGVKLVSVMFRLHIEFTTLKGLMGNEHRVSRCQLVTTATELFLHSGSIEGALKMLRADDWFVTSNMWPCEQADIDGRKRVLTLLAGKTSHRDTFEILTNLPGLRHHINSVQVNEYTEMFSAHLRLCVMKQTLQVAADILEFMLIHGMVPDTIQLQNLIHKLGKQNNWSRARALFKRARLAGFYSAVVCESEALFLPCSLREIEMTLAFEMFITSVKTSLQPPAGSSQPLLIMLRRHADAADVTESVYLAAGCRLLSAALIPNPKLSIRYTAVNQNQEQLFQLDRGSAHKWFLQNERWAQEIWAS, from the exons ATGCAGAGTCACCTTCAAATGATGCAGGTTCCTAGACAACACATGGACATTTTCCTAGCTGTCAAGTGCAG AGCACTGGCCACTAACCCTCATACTGCAGAGCTTTCTGATCTGGCCCAGGCTGTGGTAAGAGTAGAG ATGTTGAAGCATCAGGAAGACTGGACTGGTTTGGCACAAGTGTTCTGTGGTGTTTGTGTGGGTACACACATTCCTGCTGAACTTACCAGGTTCTGCTGCTGTGTTACAATGGCACTGTTGAAAGAACCTAATGACAAACTCACCCTCCCATATGAGTTATTTGCTGAAACAG tatgTCAGCAAGTCTCATTCGATGACATGTTGAAAACCACCCTGGGCAGAATTGGAGTCTCACTGATCTTTAGGTACCACAAGACACGAGATTGGAATAAA GGAGTGAAGCTGGTTAGTGTGATGTTCAGACTGCACATTGAGTTCACCACACTAAAGGGGCTCATGGGTAATGAACACAGGGTGTCTCGTTGTCAGCTGGTCACCACAGCAACAGAGCTCTTCCTTCATAGTGGAAGTATTGAAGGAGCTCTAAAAATGCTCAGAG CTGATGACTGGTTTGTCACCTCAAACATGTGGCCTTGCGAGCAGGCTGACATAGATGGTCGAAAACGGGTCCTGACTCTCCTAGCTGGAAAAACATCACACAGAGACACCTTTGAGATTCTTACCAACTTACCCGGACTCAGGCATCATATAA ACAGTGTCCAGGTAAATGAGTACACAGAAATGTTCAGCGCTCATCTACGTCTGTGTGTGATGAAGCAAACATTACAGGTTGCTGCAGACATTCTTGAGTTCATGTTAATACATGGTATGGTTCCTGATACCATCCAGCTACAGAACCTTATCCATAAACTGGGCAAGCAGAACAACTGGAGCCGTGCCAGGGCTCTTTTTAAAC GCGCTCGGTTAGCAGGGTTTTACTCTGCTGTGGTGTGCGAAAGCGAAGCTCTGTTTCTGCCCTGTAGTCTCAGGGAGATTGAGATGACACTGGCCTTTGAGATGTTTATCACCTCTGTCAAAACAAGCCTACAGCCCCCTGCTGGATCCTCCCAACCACTTCTGATTATGCTCAGACG GCATGCTGATGCTGCGGATGTAACAGAGAGTGTGTACTTGGCAGCCGGCTGTCGGCTCCTCTCTGCGGCTCTCATACCAAACCCCAAACTGAGTATCCGCTACACAGCTGTCAATCAAAACCAAGAACAACTCTTTCAACTGGACCGTGGGTCTGCCCACAAATGGTTTTTACAGAACGAGCGCTGGGCACAAGAGATATGGGCAAGCTAA